Proteins from a genomic interval of Vicia villosa cultivar HV-30 ecotype Madison, WI unplaced genomic scaffold, Vvil1.0 ctg.000577F_1_1, whole genome shotgun sequence:
- the LOC131629522 gene encoding uncharacterized protein LOC131629522 produces the protein MVHVYREVNGCANLLAKHGKEFKGGYTRFQCMPYWLVKSFDSDRKSVSHPRVEIRDNEGNKLNQLEEYEWKPLFCEICQKIGHQCNREKKAPVKQWREVKDKEKAPLPEVCTPNNPIEQASSSWTEVTKNKRAKGKIVLLEPERIDEVPCQNGYEALDGSVEAGGGDPMNKASTIRNQIGQQWSIIDNYDKHYNGIIWLMWDSSRVRVEKVSSSDQCIHVGIYNLNGTLQQWCMAVYAHNTLNLRRKMWEELENIHKITTGPWLVMGDYNNVLSVNDRLGGNKVKESEYSDLASMMDRVGLFEKESKGDHYTWSNKHSTGTIYSRIDRVIGNLDWHQDNIDFVLVIMEPSVSDHCLLKLQQKHQGHHHKYHFKFPNVVTDIEGFMQEVDKNWNQ, from the exons ATGGTGCATGTGTATAGAGAGGTTAATGGTTGTGCTAATTTGCTAGCTAAGCATGGAAAGGAGTTCAAGGGTGGCTACACGAGATTTCAGTGCATGCCTTATTGGTTGGTGAAGAGTTTTGATAGTGATAGAAAGAGTGTCTCTCATCCTAGAGTAG AAATTAGAGATAATGAAGGGAACAAGTTGAATCAATTGGAGGAATATGAATGGAAGCCACTTTTCTGTGAGATATGTCAGAAGATTGGCCATCAATGCAATAGAGAAAAGAAGGCCCCAGTCAAGCAATGGCGGGAGGTAAAGGACAAGGAGAAAGCACCATTACCTGAGGTATGTACTCCAAATAACCCTATTGAGCAAGCTTCATCCTCTTGGACTGAAGTGACTAAAAACAAAAGAGCAAAAGGAAAGATAGTCTTGCTTGAACCTGAGAGAATTGATGAGGTGCCCTGCCAAAATGGATATGAGGCTCTAGATGGTAGTGTGGAAGCTGGGGGAGGGGATCCG ATGAATAAGGCTTCTACCATTAGGAACCAGATAGGCCAGCAGTGGTCTATTATTGACAACTATGATAAGCATTACAATGGTATAATTTGGCTCATGTGGGATAGTAGTAGAGTGAGGGTTGAGAAGGTCTCTAGTTCGGATCAGTGTATCCATGTGGGCATCTACAACCTGAATGGAACTCTGCAACAATGGTGCATGGCTGTATATGCCCATAATACATTGAatttgagaagaaaaatgtgGGAAGAGTTAGAGAATATCCACAAGATAACCACGGGCCCTTGGTTAGTAATGGGGGACTATAATAATGTTCTATCTGTGAATGACAGGCTAGGTGGTAACAAGGTAAAAGAAAGTGAATACTCTGATCTGGCTAGCATGATGGATAGAGTTGGTTTATTTGAGAAAGAGAGTAAGGGTGACCACTATACTTGGAGCAACAAACATAGCACAGGGACTATATACTCTCGTATTGATAGAGTAATTGGCAATTTGGATTGGCATCAAGATAACATTGACTTTGTGCTGGTGATAATGGAACCTAGTGTATCTGACCATTGCCTTTTAAAGCTGCAGCAAAAACATCAGGGGCACCATCATAAGTACCATTTCAAATTCCCTAATGTTGTAACTGACATAGAAGGTTTTATGCAAGAGGTTGATAAGAACTGGAACCAATAG
- the LOC131629536 gene encoding LOB domain-containing protein 25-like, protein MASSSSSLYSNSPCAACKFLRRKCMPDCIFAPYFPPEEPQKFANVHKIFGASNVSKLLNEVQPHQREDTVNSLAYEAEARIKDPVYGCVGAISVLQRQVISLQKELDSTNADLVRYNEILPNHAGPSPPPPPTFYYPSPWNNNDPHGNAYHTGGGDNI, encoded by the coding sequence atggcatcatcatcttcaagctTGTACTCAAATTCACCATGTGCTGCATGCAAGTTTTTGAGAAGGAAGTGCATGCCAGATTGCATATTTGCACCATACTTCCCACCAGAAGAACCACAGAAATTTGCAAATGTTCACAAAATATTTGGTGCAAGCAATGTGAGTAAACTTCTGAATGAAGTTCAACCTCATCAAAGAGAAGATACTGTCAACTCTCTTGCCTATGAAGCTGAGGCAAGGATTAAAGATCCTGTTTATGGTTGTGTTGGTGCTATTTCAGTCCTCCAAAGACAAGTTATTAGTCTCCAAAAGGAACTTGATTCTACTAATGCTGATTTGGTTCGTTATAATGAAATATTGCCCAATCATGCAGGACCTTCACCACCTCCTCCTCCAACTTTTTACTATCCTTCACCTTGGAACAATAATGATCCTCATGGGAATGCTTATCACACAGGTGGAGGTGACAATATATAA